The Leisingera daeponensis DSM 23529 genome includes the window GCCACCCTTGTGGCAAGGAACAGCCCGAACGGCAGATGCAGCGCCTGCAAGGCCGACACCGCCGCCCCGGCCCCCAAGGCCCAGACCAGTGTGCGCCGGTAGCCGAAGGCCGCAACATAGGGGCCCGCCACCGCGCCCAGCAGAATGCCCAGCATCCCGACCAGCGACACCGAGAAGCTGAGCGCCGTTCCCGCCTGCGGGTACAGCTCGCCCATGCGGCCGAAGATCACCGAAATCTTGCCGTATTGCGCAGCCGCCCCCAGCCCCGCCGCCCAGACCGCCAGGATCAGCCCCCAGCGGGAATTTCCGCCATCCGTCAAAATATCTGCCCTCAAACAGAAAAAGCAGGCACGCACCCGCGCCTGCTTTTTCTGTCCTGCCCGCTAATCCCGGCCGCGGCAAGAGCTGCGGCGCGGGAATGCTGCGTCACATGTGGATGACCCGGCCATAGGCGTCGAGCACCGATTCATGCATCATCTCGCTCAGCGTCGGATGCGGGAAGACGGTGTTCATCAGGTCTTCCTCGGTGGTCTCCAGCTGGCGGCCCACCACGTAACCCTGGATCAGCTCGGTCACCTCGGCGCCGACCATATGCGCGCCCAAGAGCTCGCCGGTCTTGGCGTCAAAGATGGTCTTGACCATGCCCTCGGCCTCTCCAAGCGCAATCGCCTTGCCATTGCCGATGAAGGGGAAGCGGCCGACCTTGATCTCGTAGCCCAGTTCCTTGGCCTTGGCCTCGGTATAGCCGACGGAGGCGACCTGCGGCTGGCAGTAGGTGCAGCCGGCAATGCTTTCGGGCTTCACCGGATGCGCGTGCTTGCCCGCGATCAGCTCGGCGACCATAACGCCCTCATGGGACGCCTTATGCGCCAGCCAGGGCGCGCCGGCGATGTCGCCGATGGCATAAAGCCCGTCCACACCGGTGCGGCAGAATTCGTCCGTCACAACATGGGTGCGGTCGACCTTGACGCCCAGCTCTTCCAGCCCCAGCCCCTCGACGTTGCCGACGATGCCCACGGCAGAGATCACGGTGTCGAACTCCTGTTTCTCCACCTTGCCGCCGACCTCGATATGGGCGGTGACTTTCCCTTTGCCGCGGTCGAGCTGCTTGACCATGGCTTTCTCCATGATCTTCATGCCCTGTTTGACAAAGGCTTTCTTGGCAAAGGCAGAGATCTCCGCGTCCTCGACCGGCAGCACCCGGTCCATCACCTCAACCACGGTCGTCTCTGCACCCAGCGTGTTGTAGAAGCTGGCAAATTCGATGCCGATCGCGCCGGAGCCGATCACCAGCAGCTTTTTCGGCATCCGGACGGGCTGCAGCGCGTGCTTGTAGGTCCAGACCAGATCGCCATCCGCTTCCAGCCCCGG containing:
- the lpdA gene encoding dihydrolipoyl dehydrogenase, producing MAAQSYDVIVIGAGPGGYVAAIRAAQLGLKTCVVEREHLGGICLNWGCIPTKALLRSSEVFHLMERAKDFGLKAENIGYDLDAVVKRSRGVAKQLSSGIGHLMKKNKITVVMGEASIPAKGKVSVKTDKGTEELTAKNIVLATGARARELPGLEADGDLVWTYKHALQPVRMPKKLLVIGSGAIGIEFASFYNTLGAETTVVEVMDRVLPVEDAEISAFAKKAFVKQGMKIMEKAMVKQLDRGKGKVTAHIEVGGKVEKQEFDTVISAVGIVGNVEGLGLEELGVKVDRTHVVTDEFCRTGVDGLYAIGDIAGAPWLAHKASHEGVMVAELIAGKHAHPVKPESIAGCTYCQPQVASVGYTEAKAKELGYEIKVGRFPFIGNGKAIALGEAEGMVKTIFDAKTGELLGAHMVGAEVTELIQGYVVGRQLETTEEDLMNTVFPHPTLSEMMHESVLDAYGRVIHM